In one window of Onychomys torridus chromosome 5, mOncTor1.1, whole genome shotgun sequence DNA:
- the LOC118583496 gene encoding uncharacterized protein C14orf119 homolog, translating to MPLESSSLSMSPFCPSLFPSVPDDTASSSPPPVSYVTSQEMKCILHWFAGWSGPQWERFLQDLVAKAVPGKLQPLLDGLGQLSVSGTSRPPCIFECQLSLWDQWFRGWVEQERNEFVRQLEVSEPDFVAKFYQAVAATAGKD from the coding sequence ATGCCACTGGAATCATCTTCCTTGTCAATGTCACCATTCTGCCCTTCCCTGTTCCCTTCAGTGCCAGACGACActgccagctcctcccctcctccagtgTCTTATGTCACCTCCCAGGAGATGAAGTGTATTCTCCACTGGTTTGCCGGTTGGTCAGGTCCCCAGTGGGAACGTTTCCTACAAGACCTGGTTGCTAAGGCGGTGCCTGGGAAGCTCCAGCCGCTGCTGGATGGTCTGGGGCAGCTCAGTGTGTCTGGGACTAGCCGACCACCTTGCATCTTTGAGTGTCAGCTGAGTCTTTGGGATCAGTGGTTTCGAGGTTGGGTCGAGCAGGAGCGCAATGAATTCGTCAGACAGCTGGAGGTCAGTGAACCAGACTTTGTGGCAAAGTTTTACCaagcagtggctgccactgctgGGAAAGACTGA